Proteins encoded within one genomic window of Prochlorococcus marinus str. MIT 9515:
- a CDS encoding methionine--tRNA ligase — protein MSFVITTPLYYVNDKPHLGSIYTTLICDSIARFKRLSGDNVIFITGVDEHGLKIQRTASNKGVDPQSHCDEISDIFKQNWKSWDITNNKFVRTSSQNHESIVNEFYNRVKASGDIYMGVQKGWYCVGCEEFKENPENLSSYKCPIHQKNLEWKNEENLFFRLSKYQSQIEELINEPSFIYPKERRNEIINFVSKGLKDFSVSRTNVSWGISVPDTKDHTFYVWFDALLGYVSAICPNMSDPSLESSINNGWPADIHFIGKDILRFHAVYWPAMLLSAGMDVPKRVFGHGFLTREGQKMGKSLGNVLDPNLLLSKYGKEAVRWYLLKDISLGSDGDFQNKRFVDIINNDLANTIGNLLNRTSSMSRKWFDNKVPDTYELIIDNTLQLCCNEAVEKFINHFNLYELDLAANVILNLAINTNLYLNEKQPWKLIKDENNISIVCNIIYDVLESTRIIGLLLLPILPDLSSKINMQLGSLYNKNESWNDQLNWGLLKSKSNLPAPYPIIEKLEYE, from the coding sequence ATGAGCTTTGTAATTACTACCCCATTATATTATGTAAATGATAAGCCTCACTTAGGGAGCATTTATACTACTTTAATTTGTGATTCCATAGCAAGGTTCAAGAGACTATCAGGCGATAATGTAATTTTCATTACTGGAGTTGATGAACATGGTTTAAAGATTCAAAGAACTGCTAGTAATAAAGGTGTAGATCCTCAATCTCATTGTGATGAGATTTCTGATATTTTTAAACAAAATTGGAAATCTTGGGACATAACAAATAATAAATTTGTAAGAACCAGTTCTCAAAATCATGAATCTATAGTTAATGAATTTTACAACAGAGTAAAAGCTTCTGGAGATATCTATATGGGAGTCCAAAAAGGATGGTATTGCGTCGGTTGTGAAGAATTTAAAGAAAATCCAGAAAATCTATCATCATATAAATGTCCAATTCATCAAAAAAACTTAGAATGGAAAAATGAAGAAAATCTTTTTTTTAGATTATCTAAATATCAATCACAAATCGAAGAACTTATTAATGAGCCTTCATTTATTTATCCCAAAGAAAGAAGAAATGAAATTATCAATTTCGTAAGCAAAGGTTTAAAAGATTTCTCAGTATCTAGAACAAATGTATCTTGGGGAATATCAGTACCCGATACAAAGGATCATACTTTTTACGTATGGTTTGATGCTTTACTTGGCTATGTAAGTGCTATATGCCCAAATATGAGTGATCCATCATTGGAATCATCTATTAATAATGGATGGCCTGCTGACATACATTTTATAGGTAAGGATATCCTAAGGTTTCATGCTGTTTATTGGCCAGCGATGCTTCTTTCAGCTGGTATGGATGTACCTAAAAGAGTATTTGGTCATGGCTTCTTAACAAGAGAAGGTCAAAAAATGGGGAAAAGCTTAGGAAATGTATTAGATCCAAATCTTTTATTATCTAAATATGGTAAGGAAGCAGTTAGATGGTATCTTTTAAAGGATATTTCATTGGGTAGTGATGGTGATTTTCAAAATAAAAGATTTGTAGACATTATTAATAATGATTTGGCTAACACAATTGGAAATTTATTAAATAGAACATCTTCAATGTCTAGAAAGTGGTTTGACAATAAAGTTCCAGATACTTATGAGTTAATCATTGATAATACATTGCAATTATGCTGCAATGAAGCAGTAGAAAAATTTATAAATCATTTTAATTTATATGAGTTAGATTTAGCAGCTAATGTTATACTTAATCTTGCAATTAATACAAATTTATATCTTAACGAAAAACAGCCTTGGAAATTAATTAAAGATGAAAATAATATTTCTATTGTATGTAATATAATTTATGATGTATTAGAAAGTACAAGAATTATTGGCTTATTATTATTACCAATATTACCGGATTTATCCTCCAAAATTAACATGCAATTGGGATCTCTATATAATAAAAATGAGTCTTGGAATGATCAATTGAATTGGGGTTTATTGAAATCTAAATCAAATTTACCAGCTCCATATCCAATTATTGAAAAACTAGAATATGAATAG
- a CDS encoding ribonuclease catalytic domain-containing protein: MRDLTNLKTFIIDSENPKEIDDAFSLELIDGSKKKLWIHISNPCKLFSTDSKIDLEAKSKSSSLYLIDQYIPMLPSEIIENANLNQNKLSETISASITFNENGSINEYEMLEAKIIPKYQLTYEDAEEIIELEPKEEFELIEIKNLLLKSLKYRITQGAIIFDMPSNKIDIIDGNVVINNIYKNVSQTIVSESMILMGYVTSLFLFKNNIVTPYRTQKINCDVSEILAKYKNSDIKFSILKQFMGKSYITTKANKHESLGLKMYTQCTSPLRRYLDLIVQRQVFNYITNKKELNINKINEIIDLTKIKQLEINNIYKNNKLKYLNIFFINENKSSYKIIFIKWINIKKSIALVYFQEYSLELLIILYISIETYTNKIYKVKYNENDNNLLEFIH; this comes from the coding sequence TTGAGAGATTTAACTAATTTAAAAACTTTTATTATTGATTCTGAGAATCCCAAAGAGATTGATGATGCTTTCTCTTTAGAATTAATAGATGGAAGTAAAAAAAAATTATGGATTCATATTAGCAATCCATGCAAATTATTTTCAACTGATTCAAAAATAGATCTTGAGGCAAAAAGTAAGAGCAGTAGTTTATATTTAATTGATCAATATATTCCTATGTTGCCTTCTGAAATAATTGAAAATGCAAATTTAAATCAAAATAAATTATCAGAAACAATAAGTGCTTCAATAACGTTTAATGAGAATGGTTCAATAAATGAATATGAGATGTTAGAGGCGAAAATAATACCTAAATATCAATTAACATACGAAGATGCAGAAGAAATTATTGAATTAGAACCTAAAGAAGAATTTGAATTAATAGAAATTAAAAATCTATTACTTAAAAGTCTTAAATATCGAATAACACAAGGTGCAATTATTTTTGATATGCCAAGTAATAAAATAGATATTATCGACGGAAATGTCGTGATTAATAATATATATAAAAATGTTTCGCAAACAATTGTATCTGAATCAATGATATTAATGGGTTATGTCACTAGTTTATTTTTATTTAAAAATAATATAGTTACACCTTATAGAACCCAAAAAATAAATTGTGATGTATCTGAGATACTAGCAAAATATAAAAATAGTGATATAAAGTTTTCAATATTAAAACAATTTATGGGTAAAAGTTATATCACTACAAAGGCTAATAAACATGAATCATTAGGTCTTAAAATGTATACTCAATGTACTTCACCACTTAGAAGATATTTAGACTTAATTGTTCAAAGACAAGTATTTAATTATATTACAAATAAAAAGGAACTAAATATAAATAAGATTAATGAAATAATAGATTTAACAAAGATTAAACAATTAGAGATTAACAATATTTATAAAAATAATAAATTAAAATATTTAAATATATTTTTTATTAATGAAAATAAATCATCGTACAAAATAATATTTATTAAATGGATAAATATAAAAAAAAGTATAGCTTTAGTCTATTTTCAAGAATACTCATTAGAGCTTCTAATAATATTATATATTTCTATAGAAACATATACTAATAAAATATATAAAGTTAAATATAATGAAAATGATAATAATCTTTTAGAATTTATTCACTAG
- the rpsR gene encoding 30S ribosomal protein S18, with product MPNSIFKKQLSPIKPGDPIDYKDVELLKKFITERGKILPRRMTGLTSKQQRDLTLAVKRARIVALLPFVNPEG from the coding sequence ATGCCAAATTCTATTTTTAAAAAACAATTATCACCAATCAAACCTGGTGACCCTATAGATTATAAAGACGTTGAGCTTCTAAAGAAATTCATTACTGAAAGAGGCAAGATTTTACCAAGAAGAATGACAGGACTAACCTCCAAACAACAAAGAGATCTTACATTGGCTGTAAAAAGAGCAAGAATTGTTGCCTTATTGCCATTTGTTAATCCGGAAGGATAA
- the rpmG gene encoding 50S ribosomal protein L33 yields the protein MAKKGTRVVVTLECTEARTSSEPRRSNGISRYTTEKNKRNTTERLELKKFNPHLNKMTIHKEIK from the coding sequence ATGGCAAAAAAAGGTACAAGAGTTGTAGTAACCTTAGAATGCACTGAAGCTAGAACAAGTTCAGAACCAAGAAGATCTAATGGTATCTCAAGATATACAACAGAAAAAAACAAAAGAAATACTACAGAACGATTAGAACTCAAAAAGTTTAATCCTCATTTGAACAAAATGACAATTCATAAGGAAATCAAATAA
- the pheT gene encoding phenylalanine--tRNA ligase subunit beta, whose translation MKVSQNWLKSLVDINTSPEDLSEKLSIGGFEVESLINCSENVKGVVLGKVISVVKHDNSDKLSICNVDIGSSNSLQIVCGAKNVKANIYVYVATVGVHLNAINLTIKKSEIRGTLSEGMICSLEELGIEDNSEGIAIIEEEKASKHILGTPAALLLDLNDYVYDLAITANRPDGMSVVGIAREISALLETNLNLPKIKNVYEINVHKDFDLCTEAITKKCLYSISKIVSVSGKKITPQWIKDRLDKSGINSINLLVDITNFILLEQGQPLHAFDFDKLTNLVGREVLPEDFSVRKAKENESLLCLNGEIYKLNENITIIACDDKPVAIAGVIGGLQTAVDKETSSIYLEGAVFNPVTIRKSVKEIGVRTESSSRYEKGISFKNTLNSVSRAINIIEEYFNITKPVIHTSIDLPNTEILIPLRRNRIHKLLGPLAIRNNDYEMNGQIQKRNLSDKEITDKLKLIGCKLNNKEYGWDVEVIPNRSQDLVREIDLIEEIARLIGYDMFDFNLPNPIKPGKLSSSQIALRKLKTGFIDNGFNEVLSYSLVPETNNDLIKISNPLLTETSCLRDNIWQEHIKICNQNINSGYDYCWIFEVGNIFHKKPDISQEEILNGAIYGNNKFDKWYRSSKDENLNYYEARGKLKEALTLLNISIEDKPTDSIDFLHPGRTAKLFTEGKEVGYFGEIHPKLVSNKKALKKMYLFSLKIPNILNACTRKNKWIPVYKQFPTVPKMERDINFIFNKKYLVNEIVSQIKKSGKKLLEEVNLIDVYDDNSFGNDFISYTFRLSYRDSEKTLLDSDIVDLHENIVEIIEKKFSTKLR comes from the coding sequence ATGAAGGTTTCTCAAAATTGGTTAAAATCCCTTGTAGATATAAATACTTCACCTGAAGATTTATCTGAAAAATTATCAATCGGCGGATTTGAAGTTGAGTCTCTTATTAATTGCTCAGAAAATGTTAAAGGAGTTGTCTTAGGAAAAGTTATATCAGTAGTTAAACATGATAATTCTGATAAATTATCTATCTGTAATGTTGATATTGGAAGCTCGAATTCTCTACAAATAGTATGTGGAGCAAAAAATGTAAAAGCAAATATATATGTCTATGTTGCTACTGTTGGAGTCCATTTAAACGCAATCAATTTAACTATCAAAAAGAGTGAAATAAGAGGAACTTTGAGCGAAGGAATGATATGTTCATTAGAGGAGTTGGGAATTGAAGATAATAGTGAAGGTATTGCTATTATTGAGGAGGAAAAGGCTTCAAAGCATATATTAGGTACCCCTGCTGCCCTTTTACTTGATTTGAACGATTACGTATACGATCTAGCTATAACTGCTAATAGACCTGATGGAATGTCTGTTGTTGGAATTGCTAGAGAAATATCCGCTCTTCTGGAAACAAATTTAAATCTTCCAAAAATAAAAAATGTATACGAAATTAATGTTCATAAGGATTTTGATCTGTGCACTGAGGCTATTACAAAAAAATGTCTTTATTCAATTAGTAAAATTGTATCTGTGAGTGGTAAGAAAATTACTCCTCAATGGATTAAAGATCGTTTAGATAAATCTGGGATTAATTCGATTAATCTTTTGGTGGATATAACTAACTTCATACTTTTAGAGCAAGGTCAACCATTACATGCATTCGATTTCGATAAATTAACAAATTTAGTTGGTAGAGAGGTTTTACCTGAAGATTTTTCTGTTAGAAAAGCAAAGGAAAACGAAAGTTTATTGTGTTTAAATGGTGAGATTTATAAATTAAATGAAAACATAACAATTATTGCTTGTGATGATAAGCCAGTTGCCATAGCGGGTGTGATTGGTGGTTTGCAAACAGCTGTGGATAAAGAAACATCTTCAATTTATCTTGAAGGTGCTGTTTTTAATCCCGTTACAATAAGAAAATCAGTAAAAGAAATTGGAGTTAGAACAGAATCTAGTAGTAGATATGAAAAAGGAATCTCTTTTAAAAATACATTAAATTCTGTAAGCCGCGCTATCAATATAATAGAGGAGTACTTTAATATTACGAAACCTGTAATTCATACTTCAATAGATTTACCGAATACCGAAATATTAATACCACTAAGGAGAAATAGAATTCACAAACTACTTGGTCCTTTGGCAATTAGAAATAACGATTATGAGATGAATGGTCAAATACAAAAGAGAAATTTATCAGATAAAGAAATAACAGATAAATTAAAGCTAATTGGTTGTAAATTAAATAATAAAGAATATGGATGGGATGTTGAAGTTATTCCCAACAGGTCGCAAGACTTAGTAAGAGAAATAGATTTGATAGAGGAAATTGCACGGTTAATAGGTTATGACATGTTTGATTTTAATTTGCCAAATCCTATAAAACCAGGAAAACTTTCTTCTTCTCAAATAGCACTAAGGAAGTTAAAAACTGGATTTATAGATAATGGCTTTAACGAAGTGTTGTCTTATTCTCTTGTTCCAGAGACTAATAATGATTTAATAAAAATTTCAAATCCATTATTAACTGAAACAAGTTGCTTAAGAGATAATATCTGGCAAGAACACATTAAAATTTGTAATCAAAATATAAATTCAGGATATGATTATTGTTGGATATTTGAAGTTGGAAATATATTTCATAAAAAACCTGACATATCACAAGAAGAAATCTTAAATGGAGCAATTTATGGAAATAACAAATTCGATAAATGGTACAGATCAAGTAAAGATGAAAATTTGAACTACTACGAAGCAAGAGGAAAGTTAAAGGAAGCATTAACGCTTTTAAATATATCAATTGAAGATAAGCCAACTGATTCAATAGATTTTCTTCATCCAGGTAGGACTGCCAAGTTATTTACTGAAGGTAAAGAAGTTGGTTATTTTGGAGAAATTCATCCAAAATTAGTCTCGAATAAAAAGGCATTAAAAAAAATGTACCTCTTTAGTTTGAAAATACCCAATATTTTAAATGCATGTACTAGAAAAAATAAATGGATACCAGTTTATAAACAATTTCCTACAGTTCCAAAAATGGAACGAGATATTAATTTTATATTCAATAAAAAATACTTAGTAAATGAGATAGTCTCACAAATAAAGAAATCTGGCAAAAAATTATTAGAAGAAGTTAATTTAATTGATGTTTATGACGATAATAGTTTTGGTAATGATTTCATAAGCTATACATTTAGATTGTCATATAGAGATTCTGAAAAAACATTATTAGATTCTGATATCGTTGATCTACATGAAAACATAGTTGAAATTATTGAAAAAAAATTCTCCACAAAATTAAGATAG
- a CDS encoding molecular chaperone DnaJ, translating into MSTSENSNTKRISIDLPEELISRFDQLRKEWGFRARGPVIEKLLTELLQEEDLLPKHQQQSIDYGGKENINDYSNFDENNALVLIKSDKEEKIKKDFEVKIPINNKKVIEKPNLNINLPNFVGKKVRNLRRSINIEKTQQNINDIQINTIKENDLIKCRIEIISHWKNLYGTIPNEQIIEASMDWFCIDIWPNIDGTEQLPFTWSAANKLISELCPFWVKQTPSLELVILMIGVLEDPFATADLINRVPTLVRRFVSRFKRKNKGNSFEALDSTMTVHSALKLLKLSTAAGSAHTLNKIREAYKTIALETHPDAGGSTDEMRKLNDAYQLLKNLYRKK; encoded by the coding sequence TTGAGTACTTCTGAGAATTCAAATACTAAAAGGATTTCAATTGATTTGCCAGAAGAATTAATTTCTAGGTTCGATCAATTACGAAAAGAATGGGGTTTTAGAGCAAGAGGTCCTGTAATAGAAAAGTTGCTAACAGAACTTCTTCAAGAAGAAGATTTATTACCTAAACATCAACAACAATCAATAGATTATGGCGGTAAGGAAAACATAAATGATTATTCTAACTTTGATGAAAATAATGCTTTAGTTCTAATTAAATCGGATAAAGAAGAGAAAATTAAAAAAGATTTTGAAGTAAAAATCCCCATAAATAATAAAAAAGTTATTGAAAAACCAAATTTAAACATCAACTTACCTAATTTTGTAGGAAAAAAAGTTAGAAATCTTAGGAGAAGTATAAATATAGAAAAGACACAACAAAATATTAATGATATTCAAATTAATACGATCAAAGAAAATGACTTAATAAAATGTCGAATTGAAATAATTAGCCATTGGAAAAATTTATATGGAACTATTCCGAATGAACAGATAATAGAAGCATCAATGGATTGGTTCTGTATAGATATATGGCCCAATATAGATGGAACTGAACAATTACCATTCACATGGAGTGCAGCCAACAAATTAATTTCTGAACTTTGCCCCTTTTGGGTCAAACAAACGCCTTCCTTAGAATTAGTCATTTTAATGATAGGAGTCTTGGAAGATCCATTTGCGACAGCTGATTTAATAAACAGAGTACCAACATTAGTAAGAAGATTTGTAAGCAGATTTAAAAGAAAAAACAAAGGAAATTCTTTTGAAGCATTGGATTCAACAATGACAGTTCATAGTGCTTTAAAATTATTAAAATTATCAACAGCGGCAGGTTCAGCTCATACTTTAAATAAAATTAGAGAGGCATATAAGACTATAGCTTTAGAAACTCATCCAGACGCAGGAGGATCAACTGATGAAATGAGGAAGTTAAACGATGCATATCAGTTACTTAAAAACCTATACAGAAAGAAGTAG
- a CDS encoding ATP adenylyltransferase, whose translation MRCEKYWKKALDQTHLSIKKHSLFPLKTKVVTGDFYNKNDFIIRKLDTSRFKKNNIYGPKQNPFNPWDKVLEIDKIGANHQLILNKYPVQEGHILLITNTWKPQNGWLDIHDWSAIQRVNNDTSGLWFFNSSPIAGASQPHRHFQLLRRTYGEIICPREKWFLDLELDNNNNSKLKKNIIVSKFSLSGNSSDIYNKYLELSKKIGLGDPLNSEKPKYPHNILITNDWIAIIKRKYDHIKGFSVNGLGFAGYLLITDNSNIKYLQKYGPVKLLENFV comes from the coding sequence ATGAGATGTGAAAAATACTGGAAAAAAGCCTTAGATCAAACACATTTATCTATCAAAAAACATAGCTTATTTCCTCTTAAAACTAAAGTTGTTACAGGAGATTTTTATAATAAAAATGACTTTATAATTAGAAAACTAGATACTTCGAGATTTAAGAAAAATAATATTTACGGTCCAAAACAAAATCCATTCAACCCATGGGATAAAGTACTAGAAATAGATAAAATCGGAGCTAATCATCAATTAATACTAAATAAATATCCTGTGCAAGAGGGACATATTTTACTAATAACAAATACTTGGAAACCTCAAAATGGATGGTTAGATATTCATGATTGGTCAGCTATACAAAGAGTAAATAACGATACATCAGGTCTATGGTTTTTTAATAGTTCGCCAATAGCTGGAGCAAGTCAACCCCATAGACATTTCCAACTTTTAAGAAGAACTTATGGTGAAATTATTTGCCCAAGAGAGAAGTGGTTTCTAGATTTGGAATTAGATAATAATAATAATAGTAAGCTTAAAAAAAATATTATTGTTTCTAAATTTAGCTTATCAGGAAATTCATCAGATATTTATAATAAATACTTAGAATTATCAAAAAAAATTGGCTTGGGTGATCCCTTGAATAGTGAAAAGCCAAAATATCCTCACAACATATTAATTACAAATGATTGGATAGCCATAATCAAGAGAAAATACGATCATATAAAGGGATTTAGTGTTAATGGATTAGGTTTTGCTGGATATTTACTAATTACAGATAATTCAAATATTAAATACTTGCAAAAATATGGACCTGTTAAACTCCTTGAAAATTTCGTTTAG
- a CDS encoding DUF2237 family protein produces the protein MDKQINNEHLNVLGQKLEVCSCNPLTGWFRDGFCKYDLNDGGNHSICCVMDDNFLKYSKSQGNDLITPMPAYSFPGLKEGDHWCICLDRWRQALLDGLAPMVILESTNIIVLEFVSLEKLKEYQFNKK, from the coding sequence ATGGATAAACAAATAAATAATGAACATTTAAATGTCTTAGGTCAGAAGCTTGAAGTATGCAGCTGTAACCCTTTAACAGGTTGGTTCCGTGATGGATTTTGCAAATATGATTTAAATGATGGAGGAAATCATTCAATTTGCTGTGTTATGGATGATAATTTTCTTAAATATAGTAAGTCTCAGGGTAACGATCTGATAACACCTATGCCTGCGTATTCCTTCCCAGGTCTTAAGGAGGGAGATCATTGGTGTATTTGTTTAGATAGGTGGAGACAAGCTTTACTTGATGGCTTAGCACCAATGGTTATATTGGAGTCAACAAATATTATAGTTTTAGAATTTGTTTCATTAGAAAAACTAAAAGAATATCAATTTAATAAAAAGTAA